TCAAACGAAAATGGGATGTCTCTGAATTTCCAGAATTTTTGGAGACAGAGAATAATGTGGCCGCTATGGCGTCTCCCATGTTCGAATTCACTATTTTATCTTACTTGACAGGCGATCCCAAGTATGAGAAAGTTACCAGATACGCATTTGATAAAACATGGTCTCTTAGAACTGGTTTGGATTTGCTACCCATGTCCTTTCACCCCGAAAAACTAACACCATATACGCCCATGACTGGAATCGGCGCCTCCATCGACTCCCTTTTCGAATACGCTTTGAAAGGTGCTATTTTATTTGATGATTCAGAATTAATGGAAGTTTGGAACGTAGCATACGAGGCATTAAAGACTAACTGTAAAAACGATTGGTTTTTTGCTAATGTAATGGCTGACACAGGGCATTTGTTTGTTCCCTGGATTGATTCTTTGAGTGCTTTTTTCTCCGGTTTACAGGTGCTTGCTGGTGATTTGGATGATGCCATAGCGAACCATTTAATGTTTTTAAAAATGTGGAACACCTTTGGCGGTATTCCTGAAAGGTGGAACTTTAGTCCTCCGGAGTTTCCCCCACTATCTCCATTAGAGCGATCGGGAGCTGTTGCTTTGGATAATATCCTCCCCTTAGAATGGTACCCATTAAGACCGGAATTTTTTGAGTCAACCTATTTCTTATATAGAGCTACAAAAGACCCGTTTTACTTAAATATTGGGGTACATCTGCTAAAAGACCTCAAGCAACGATTTAAGTCTAACTGCGGATTTGCAGGTTTCCAAAATGTAATCACGGGCGAACTGCAAGATAGAATGGAAACATTTGTGTTGAGTGAAACTTTGAAATACCtgtatttattatttgatgaagaGAACGAATTACATAACAGCGCTAGTGACGTAATTTTCAGTACAGAAGCCCATCCAATGTGGTTGCCCCAAGAAGTGAGGTCCAACTATAAACGTAACGCTAAATTTAACAACTCTGTCTACTCGTCGCACTTGGAAATTTGCCAGAAAAAGGACAGGGAACAAGCTGGAGAGAACACATTGAGCCAAAGAATTGTGGGGTTCGCCAAATCGATCTTTCATAAAGGTCCACCAGACGAAGAGGCTACTGATCCAATTATAGACTATACCATTGATACTGAACTTCCCGGTACATGCTCTATAAAGCCTCATCATGTAATTGGTGACgaattttggtattctCCAATGTTGAGCAATTTTGACAGATTATTCGAGATTGACTCCCGGTTCGCTGCCACGCTAATTAAACCTTCACACATGCATAACTATAATGCAATTGAACTAGAACCTGGATTTTATAACAGGTGGTCCAATCCGCAATTTAGCACGTGCCTGATCCCACCCACCACCGAAATTTTCGAACTACTATTCGACCTTCCTGGATATCATCAGTTGAATCCATTAATGttagaaaacaaaactATTACATTTGAAACCTTTGGAGGTAGGTCAAGGTTGAAGATCGAAAAATTGCAAATCTACCAAATTGATTACTATGGAGACTTAATCACTGCATCGACATTCCAAGACGTCTCCCGCAAGGATATTTTCTCGAATGCATGCGATGCAGTGGCAAGCTTGTATTCTCCCACTTATCTTTACAGAGTAGTAGCCATCAACGGACGCATATTGCCTCGCCATGGAAGTGTACAAATCAAGAAACATAGTCCTGTGCTCACTTCCAATGGCACAAGAGAGGAAGACGAATTCAAAATGGATGGCATCGGGATTAATGACCATTCCCAACTCATGTTAGAATGCACGCCCATCATCAACTTATTTATTGTATGAAATCACTCTTTTAGATAGACCTCTACAGCTTTTACATAATGGCACCAGTAATAAATGATGAACGATTTCGTTACCCTCGGTAAAACCggccaaaaaaaaaaaaaaaaaaaaaaaaaaatgttctCAAAGTGTAAACTTAATCAAAAGCttatttgtttgttatCTGTTTCTCATCGGTTTCGTTTGTTGCTTAAAGGGTGGATCGGTCATTTACGATAACGGTTCTTTCTGCATATTCCGATCCTTAAAGGCTTACTTATTCACATTACGGGTCCAATATAACATAGATTGTTGTGCTCAGCTCATCCATTTCGCTGGTCGCTTatattctcttttttgttttattcttttctttccttcaaGGTTCTTTGCAACAGCACTGAAAATAGTTACAAACAACTTTGCGCCAGTTCCCGCCTgcttattctttttccagCTCTCTTCTACTTTATATACCCTTTTCGTGGTCCTTTTTCCTAATTTGCCCCTCTTCGCTTTTTATCGAAAATTTTACCCACTCTCACATAATCACCTAAGGGCATCTATTTAATAAGGTACAGTCAAAAATTTACTCTTTTGGCAACTGTTTATAAGAAGAATAAGTCTGAGAATTATACTCGTATAAGcaagaaataaagataCGAATATACAAtatgatgaatttttttacatcaaaatcGTCGAATCAGGATACTGGATTTAGCTCTCAACACCAACATCCAAATGGACAGAACAATGGAAACAATAATAGCAGCACCGCTGGCAACGACAACGGATACCCATGTAAACTGGTGTCCAGTGGGCCCTGCGCTTCATCAAATAATGGTGCCCTTTTTACGAATTTTACTTTACAAACTGCAACGCCGACCACCGCTATTAGTCAGGACTTATATGCAATGGGCACAACAGGAATAACATCAGAAAATgccctttttcaaatgaagTCAATGAATAATGGAATATCATCAgttaataataacaacagcaacacCCCTACGATTATTACCACGTCACAGGAAGAAACTAATGCTGGAAATGTACATGGCGATACCGGTGGCAATTCTTTGCAAAATTCTGAAGATGACAACTTTTCTTCCAGTTCTACCACCAAATGCTTACTCTCTTCCACTTCTTCGCTATCAATAAATCAACGagaagcagcagcagctGCTTATGGTCCAGATACCGATATTCCTAGGGGTAAACTAGAAGTTACAATAATAGAAGCACGTGACCTAGTCACTAGATCAAAGGATTCACAGCCTTATGTTGTTTGTACTTTTGAGAGTTCAGAGTTCATTTCTAATGGTCCTGAGTCACTAGGCGCcattaataataacaacaataacaacaacaataatcAGCATAATCAAAACCAGCATattaacaacaacaacgaAAATACCAACCCTGACGCTGCTAGCCAGCAtcataataataacagtGGTTGGAACGGTTCTCAGTTACCATCGATAAAAGAGcacttgaagaaaaaacccCTTTATACACACAGATCATCTTCCCAATTAGATCAGCTAAACTCTTGCTCTTCAGTAACCGATCCGAGCAAACGTTCTTCTAATTCTTCGTCGGGTTCTTCAAATGGTCCAAAGAATGATAGTTCACATCCAATATGGCATCACAAGACAACGTTTGATGTTTTGGGATCTCACTCGGAATTAGATATTTCTGTTTATGATGCTGCCCACGACCATATGTTCTTAGGCCAAGTTAGACTGTATCCAATGATTCATAATTTAGCACATGCTTCCCAACACCAATGGCACAGTTTGAAACCTCGCgttattgatgaagttgTGTCCGGTGATATTTTAATCAAATGGACTTACAAAcagacaaagaaaagacatTATGGCCCACAAGATTTTGAAGTTCTTCGATTATTGGGTAAGGGTACTTTTGGCCAAGTCTACCAAGTTAAGAAGAAAGACACTCAAAGAATTTATGCAATGAAAGTTCTCTCCAAGAAAGTTATtgtcaagaaaaatgagaTCGCCCACACAATTGGCGAAAGAAATATCCTAGTCACGACAGCGTCCAAATCGTCCCCATTCATTGTCGGATTGAAGTTTTCCTTTCAAACACCAACAGATCTGTATTTGGTCACTGATTATATGAGTGGTGGAGAATTATTCTGGCATTTACAAAAGGAGGGCCGTTTTTCGGAAGACAGAGCGAAATTCTATATCGCTGAGTTAGTCCTAGCGTTAGAACATTTACACGATAACGATATCGTTTACAGGGACCTAAAGCCTGAAAACATTCTACTCGATGCCAACGGTAACATCGCTCTTTGCGATTTTGGTCTTTCTAAAGCTGACTTGAAGGATAGAACAAACACATTTTGCGGCACCACGGAATACCTGGCACCAGAATTGTTACTGGACGAAACCGGCTACACCAAAATGGTCGATTTCTGGTCTCTAGGtgttttgatatttgaaatGTGTTGTGGTTGGTCCCCTTTCTTTGCGgaaaataatcaaaaaatgtACCAAAAAATTGCCTTTGGTAAAGTCAAATTCCCCAGAGACGTACTGTCACAAGAGGGGAGGTCTTTTGTAAAGGGTTTACTAAACAGAAACCCCAAACATAGACTCGGTGCCATTGATGATGGAAGAGAACTACGAGCTCATCCATTTTTCGCAGATATCGACTGGGAGGCCTtgaagcagaaaaaaattccacCACCTTTCAAACCTCACCTAGTCTCGGAGACGGATACCTCGAATTTTGACCCAGAGTTCACAACAGCTTCAACTTCATACATGAACAAGCACCAGCCGATGATGACTGCTACCCCGCTATCTCCAGCCATGCAAGCAAAGTTTGCTGGTTTCACCTTTGTTGATGAGTCCGCCATCGATGAACACGTTAATAACAACAGAAAATTCCTACAAAACTCGTACTTTATGGAACCTGGTTCCTTTATCCCGGGAAATCCAAACTTACCTCCAGACGAAGATGTCATCGATGATGACGGGGACGAGGACATCAATGATGGATTCAaccaagagaaaaatatgaacAACAGCCATTCGCAGATGGACTTCGACGGCGACCAACACATGGATGACGAATTTGTCAGTGGAAGATTCGAAATATGATTTCTCAATCGCTCCTCTTGCccttcctcttcttttccttttctttttatttttttctaatttttctatcttttatttctacTTCTATTATTAATTTGTATCTTCTAATCGTTTTTCCCACTTTATCGAAacatttcttctatttatatatgtaaagTATGTATGTATTTTCGTTTTATTTAAACtccaaaaaatgaataattGTTCCTGCAAATTTCTAGTTTATCACGTCTCATAATCACTGCTTATACCTCACCATTCCATTGTACTTTGACATATTTACCCCTCATCTATA
This genomic interval from Saccharomyces cerevisiae S288C chromosome VIII, complete sequence contains the following:
- the MNL1 gene encoding alpha-1,2-mannosidase MNL1 (Alpha-1,2-specific exomannosidase of the ER; involved in glycan trimming of both folded and misfolded glycoproteins; complexes with Pdi1p, and recognizes misfolded, globular glycoproteins through the C-terminal domain, trimming a mannose from Man8GlcNac2 glycan to generate Man7GlcNac2, an oligosaccharide signal for ER-associated protein degradation (ERAD); modifies Pdi1p redox reactions; requires Pdi1p for stability and substrate recognition; human homolog EDEM1 can complement yeast null mutant), translated to MVCCLWVLLALLLHLDHVACEDDAYSFTSKELKAYKQEVKELFYFGFDNYLEHGYPYDEVKPISCVPKKRNFEDPTDQGTNDILGNFTITLIDSLTTIAILEDRPQFLKAVRLVERTFPDGNFDIDSTIQVFEITIRVIGSLLSSHLYATDPTKAVYLGDDYDGSLLRLAQNMADRLLPAYLTSTGLPMPRRNIKRKWDVSEFPEFLETENNVAAMASPMFEFTILSYLTGDPKYEKVTRYAFDKTWSLRTGLDLLPMSFHPEKLTPYTPMTGIGASIDSLFEYALKGAILFDDSELMEVWNVAYEALKTNCKNDWFFANVMADTGHLFVPWIDSLSAFFSGLQVLAGDLDDAIANHLMFLKMWNTFGGIPERWNFSPPEFPPLSPLERSGAVALDNILPLEWYPLRPEFFESTYFLYRATKDPFYLNIGVHLLKDLKQRFKSNCGFAGFQNVITGELQDRMETFVLSETLKYLYLLFDEENELHNSASDVIFSTEAHPMWLPQEVRSNYKRNAKFNNSVYSSHLEICQKKDREQAGENTLSQRIVGFAKSIFHKGPPDEEATDPIIDYTIDTELPGTCSIKPHHVIGDEFWYSPMLSNFDRLFEIDSRFAATLIKPSHMHNYNAIELEPGFYNRWSNPQFSTCLIPPTTEIFELLFDLPGYHQLNPLMLENKTITFETFGGRSRLKIEKLQIYQIDYYGDLITASTFQDVSRKDIFSNACDAVASLYSPTYLYRVVAINGRILPRHGSVQIKKHSPVLTSNGTREEDEFKMDGIGINDHSQLMLECTPIINLFIV
- the SCH9 gene encoding serine/threonine protein kinase SCH9 (AGC family protein kinase; functional ortholog of mammalian S6 kinase; phosphorylated by Tor1p and required for TORC1-mediated regulation of ribosome biogenesis, translation initiation, and entry into G0 phase; involved in transactivation of osmostress-responsive genes; regulates G1 progression, cAPK activity and nitrogen activation of the FGM pathway; integrates nutrient signals and stress signals from sphingolipids to regulate lifespan); translation: MMNFFTSKSSNQDTGFSSQHQHPNGQNNGNNNSSTAGNDNGYPCKLVSSGPCASSNNGALFTNFTLQTATPTTAISQDLYAMGTTGITSENALFQMKSMNNGISSVNNNNSNTPTIITTSQEETNAGNVHGDTGGNSLQNSEDDNFSSSSTTKCLLSSTSSLSINQREAAAAAYGPDTDIPRGKLEVTIIEARDLVTRSKDSQPYVVCTFESSEFISNGPESLGAINNNNNNNNNNQHNQNQHINNNNENTNPDAASQHHNNNSGWNGSQLPSIKEHLKKKPLYTHRSSSQLDQLNSCSSVTDPSKRSSNSSSGSSNGPKNDSSHPIWHHKTTFDVLGSHSELDISVYDAAHDHMFLGQVRLYPMIHNLAHASQHQWHSLKPRVIDEVVSGDILIKWTYKQTKKRHYGPQDFEVLRLLGKGTFGQVYQVKKKDTQRIYAMKVLSKKVIVKKNEIAHTIGERNILVTTASKSSPFIVGLKFSFQTPTDLYLVTDYMSGGELFWHLQKEGRFSEDRAKFYIAELVLALEHLHDNDIVYRDLKPENILLDANGNIALCDFGLSKADLKDRTNTFCGTTEYLAPELLLDETGYTKMVDFWSLGVLIFEMCCGWSPFFAENNQKMYQKIAFGKVKFPRDVLSQEGRSFVKGLLNRNPKHRLGAIDDGRELRAHPFFADIDWEALKQKKIPPPFKPHLVSETDTSNFDPEFTTASTSYMNKHQPMMTATPLSPAMQAKFAGFTFVDESAIDEHVNNNRKFLQNSYFMEPGSFIPGNPNLPPDEDVIDDDGDEDINDGFNQEKNMNNSHSQMDFDGDQHMDDEFVSGRFEI